TAGCTACACCTTTTCCCCAACATTCTCCTATATTCGGACAACTTGCACTTTGACAAATCGTATTCAATTTATGCAAAGAAACTAATTTTTGTAATTCATGATAATTTTTATTCATTGATAATTTTACTCTTATCCACTTTGGTTTTTTACGAATGATATTCATAATTATTTTTTTGTTTTTATTTTATCTTTATTTTATGCAATAATATTATAAAAATCAATTTTTTTTGATAAATTTGTTGGTGCAGGTATGTTTAAACATGGAAGTATTCGTAAGAGATATAGCTGATAAACTAGAAAATCTAGCACCTATAGAATATGCAGATTCCTATGATAATGTTGGATTGATAGTCGGATCTTTTCATCAAAAAGTAAGAAAAATACTAATTACTTTGGATCTCACTGAAGAAGTTTTTTATGAATCTATCAATAAAAAGTGTAATCTGATAATATCCTTTCATCCTATCATTTTTAAACCCATAAAAAATATAACTGGAAAAACATTTTCAGAAAGGGTTATAATTTCTGCATTAAAAAATGATGTATCTATTTATGTTATTCACACTAATTTGGATTTAGTATGGGAAGGAACTTCTGATTATGTATCCAAATTGTTAAAAATTAATAAAGAAAGAGTCCTTATTCCAAAAAAAGAAACTATAAAAAAAATGATCACTTATGTTCCAGTTCATTACGCAGAAAAAGTAAGAAATTCTTTATTTGAAGTAGGAGCTGGAAATATTTCTAATTATAGTCATTGTAGTTATAATTTTGATGGATTTGGAAGTTATATGGGAAACAAGAAAACCAAACCATTTTCTGGAAAAAAAGAAATTTTTCATATGGAAAAAGAGACTTGTATTGGTGTTATTTTTCCCTCTCATAAATTAAATCTTGTCAAAGAGGCTCTTTTTAAAAATCATCCTTATGAAGAAGTAGCTTACGAAATTTACAATATTGAAAATGTTAATCCTTATATAGGAATAGGCTTCATAGGAAATCTAGTGAAAGAGATGAATGAATATGATTTTCTTCTTTTTCTAAAAAATAGAATGAATTTTCCTTGTATTCGTCATTCTCATTTTACAGAAAAAAAAATTAAAAAAGTAGCTATGATAACAGGTTCAGGTCGTTTTGGAATAGAAACCGCTATCAAAGAAGAAGCTGACGTTTTTATATCCTCTGATTTAAAATATCATGATTTTTTTAAATCTGAAAATAGAATCTTGATTGTAGACGTCGGTCATTATGAATCCGAAAAAATCGCTAAAAAATTATTAAAATCTTTTTTAGACAAAAATTTTACTTCTATTTCTATTTCTGAATCAGAAGTTCAGACTAATCCAGTTAAATATATTTATTAATTTATGGTCCATAAAATACAAGAAGCTATCACTGTAGTAGATAAATTGAGGGCATTATATAATCTTCAATTAATCGATTCTCGTATAGATGAAATACGAAAATTTCGTGTAAATATTCCCATGGAAATCCAAAATTTGGAAGAAGAATTAGACCAAATGAAAAAAAATTTAAAAAACGTTCATGAGGACATTCTTTTCATAAAAGAAAATATAGATAAACAAAACAAAAATATTAAATCTTCAGAAACATTAATTAAAAAATATGAAAAACAAAAAGATAATGTAAAAAATCACAAGGAATTATATTCTCTTGATAAAGAAATTGATTATCAAAAACTGGAGATTCAGTTGTCCAAAAAAAGAATCAAAGAATTGAATGTTAAAATTGATAAAAAAGAAGATCTTCTAGGAAAAAAAGAAAATATTTTAAAAAATAAAGAAGAACATCTTTTTCACAAAAAAAAAGAATTGAATAAGATTCTCTTAAAAAACGATAAAGAAGAAAAAATTCTTTTGGAAAAATCTTTGTTTTTTTCCAAAAAAGTTGATAGTAGTTTATTAAAAACCTATAAAAAAATAAGGAATGGAGTGAAAAATGGAGTGGCTGTTGCTCCAGTCCAAAGAGGAGCTCCATTGGGTTCTTATCTAGCAATTACACCTCAAAAATATTCAGAACTGATACAACGTAATAAACTTTTAATAGATGAACACAGTGGAAGAATATTAATAGATGCTGAATTAGCTGAGGAAGAAAAGAAAAAATCTTTTGTTTTTTGTTCTAAAAAAAAGAAAAAATAATAAATTATGGTACGAACTTACTCTTCTAGTGAAATTAAAATTCAAATAAAAGATTTTAACTTATTAGAAGTTTCTTCAGGAAAGAAGAAATTTTTGAAAAATTTTTTTTCGGATAAAGCAACTGTAATTATGTTTATTTGTAATCACTGTCCATATGTGAAACATATTAATGCAGAATTAGTGCGTTTGTCTAACGATTTTATTCCGAAAGGAATTTCATTTTTAGCTATCAATTCTAATGATGCAAACAAGTATCCGGAAGACTCTCCGGAAAATATGAAAAAAGTACATTATTTGTTAGGTTATCCTTTTCCTTATTTTTTTGATGAAACACAAGAAGTAGCCAAATATTATTGCGCAAAATGTACTCCGGAATTTTTTATATTTTCCGGAAAAGGGAATTTATGTTATCATGGTCAACTAGATGATTCTAGACCTGGAAATAAAATACCAGTGACAGGTTGTGATGTGAGAAATGTATTAAAAAATATTTTGAAAGGAACAAATATAAATCCAATTTTCAAATTAAGTTACGGATGTAATATCAAATGGAAAACATAAGATTTATATGATAATTAGGAATAATATTTAAAAAATATTCAATGGATTCAGATAAACTTTTTTCTAATATACCTCCCGCTGCATTTTTATGACCACCTCCTCCGAAATGCTTTCTAGAAAACAGATTCACATCAAAATTTCCTTTAGAACGAAAAGAAATTTTAATTGGAAATTTTTCTCTTTCTTCAAAAAAGAAAACAGAAAAAACAATATTTTTTATACCTAATCCATAAGTAATAATTCCTTCAGTATCTCCTTGTTTGTATGAATCAAAATTTATATCCGAAGCATTTATACTTGTATAAGCTGTCCGATATTTTTTTATTACTTTTAATTTTTTCAAGGCTTTAGATAATAATTTCAATTTATTTTCATTATATTTTTCTTGCAAATGATCATAGATGTAATCTATGTCAATTCCTTTTTCTATTAATTTTCCGGCAATAAAATGAGTTTCTGAAGTAACGGAAGGAAAACGAAAAAAACCTGTATCAGTCATTAAACCAACGTATAAACAGGTAGCTATTTCTTTATCTATTTTATCTAAATGATTCATTTTAGATATAAATCTGAAAACCAAAACACTGGTAGCTGATACTGTTGAATCAGAAAACATAAAATCGAAGCAAAATGGAAAAGGATGGTGGTCTATTAGTATTTTTTTTGCTTTCGAATATAAAAAAAATTCTCTTAAGTTTTTTATTCTTGATAAATTATTAAAA
This sequence is a window from Blattabacterium cuenoti. Protein-coding genes within it:
- a CDS encoding Nif3-like dinuclear metal center hexameric protein; amino-acid sequence: MEVFVRDIADKLENLAPIEYADSYDNVGLIVGSFHQKVRKILITLDLTEEVFYESINKKCNLIISFHPIIFKPIKNITGKTFSERVIISALKNDVSIYVIHTNLDLVWEGTSDYVSKLLKINKERVLIPKKETIKKMITYVPVHYAEKVRNSLFEVGAGNISNYSHCSYNFDGFGSYMGNKKTKPFSGKKEIFHMEKETCIGVIFPSHKLNLVKEALFKNHPYEEVAYEIYNIENVNPYIGIGFIGNLVKEMNEYDFLLFLKNRMNFPCIRHSHFTEKKIKKVAMITGSGRFGIETAIKEEADVFISSDLKYHDFFKSENRILIVDVGHYESEKIAKKLLKSFLDKNFTSISISESEVQTNPVKYIY
- a CDS encoding zinc ribbon domain-containing protein — encoded protein: MVHKIQEAITVVDKLRALYNLQLIDSRIDEIRKFRVNIPMEIQNLEEELDQMKKNLKNVHEDILFIKENIDKQNKNIKSSETLIKKYEKQKDNVKNHKELYSLDKEIDYQKLEIQLSKKRIKELNVKIDKKEDLLGKKENILKNKEEHLFHKKKELNKILLKNDKEEKILLEKSLFFSKKVDSSLLKTYKKIRNGVKNGVAVAPVQRGAPLGSYLAITPQKYSELIQRNKLLIDEHSGRILIDAELAEEEKKKSFVFCSKKKKK
- a CDS encoding thioredoxin family protein, whose translation is MVRTYSSSEIKIQIKDFNLLEVSSGKKKFLKNFFSDKATVIMFICNHCPYVKHINAELVRLSNDFIPKGISFLAINSNDANKYPEDSPENMKKVHYLLGYPFPYFFDETQEVAKYYCAKCTPEFFIFSGKGNLCYHGQLDDSRPGNKIPVTGCDVRNVLKNILKGTNINPIFKLSYGCNIKWKT
- a CDS encoding DHH family phosphoesterase gives rise to the protein MFFSSIDGKNKKKIVLLPHNNPDGDALGSSLALLFYLRKLKHDVDLISPTEYSESFQWLPGTENILVFSEKTKSLVKKKIINSDYVFFVDFNNLSRIKNLREFFLYSKAKKILIDHHPFPFCFDFMFSDSTVSATSVLVFRFISKMNHLDKIDKEIATCLYVGLMTDTGFFRFPSVTSETHFIAGKLIEKGIDIDYIYDHLQEKYNENKLKLLSKALKKLKVIKKYRTAYTSINASDINFDSYKQGDTEGIITYGLGIKNIVFSVFFFEEREKFPIKISFRSKGNFDVNLFSRKHFGGGGHKNAAGGILEKSLSESIEYFLNIIPNYHINLMFSI